Genomic segment of Paenibacillaceae bacterium GAS479:
CGCGCGGATTAATCCCGAGGAGCAAATTAGGCTGCTCGATTATGCGATCAGCACCGCGCCGCATGCCATACTGGTGCAAGGATTTAATCGTCCTAAGCAAGCTCGATTAATTGAAAAAGCCGCAGAGCAAGGCATTGCTGTGCTCGCTGTTGATGCAGACGAGCCCGGCAGCCGCAGACTTGCCTACGTTGGAACGGATAATCTCGCCGCAGGCCGAGCCCTCGGTGAACAGATCGCCAAGGCAATTGGCGCAACAAGCGGCGAATCAGCTGGGCCAGCAGGGCAAGCCGGATCAGCCGAACCTGACGCCACCGCCGAGGTTGGCGTGCTGGTCGCCAACGCCTTTTCCTACAGCCAGCAGCTGCGCCTGGAAGGACTTAAGCAGTCGCTTGCCCGGTACCCGGGGCTGCGGATCACGGAAGTTCGTGAATCGGGCAACTCGGTTCTGAAAGCAGCGCAGCAAGGAAGAGAGCTGCTCCGCTCCGGCGGAAACGTTCGTGTGCTCGCCGGACTTAGCGCGCTGGACGGCCCAGGTTTGGCTATTGCTGCCGAGGAAGAGACAGGGAAGCAGGTCCAGGTTTATGCTTTTGATTTACTGAAAGAAACGGAACTGGCTCTGGAGCAATGCCGCATAACAGCGACGATGGTGCAGGAGCCGGAGATGATGGGGCGCGAAGCGGTGCGGCTTGCTGCACAGTACGGACAAGCCAAAGTTCCACGCCAGCTCGCCTTCACGCCGATCCGTGTACGGACTTCTGCCGAGGCCCGCGGGAGGAGGAGCTGTCCGTGACAATCCGCAAAAAGCTGCTTGTGTTCATTCCTCTTCTTCTTCTGCTCGTAAGCGGAGTTTCTGCATTGCTAGTCCAAAGCGACATGCTTGTCCGCAATCGGTATGAGCAGATACTGGAGCGGATGCTCCTTTACCAAAGAGCCGAGGATTTGTCAGAGACGCAGCTCGCGTCGCTTTACCGCTATCTGGCTGATCTGAAGCCGGAAACTCGCCAGCAGTTGAACCAGAACTCAGCTCTGCTGTCCAGTCATACTGCATTATTGAGAGCAAGCGGGGCATCGCTGTCGGATGTTTCGGCGTTGCCGCTCGCGGAACAACTTCAGTCACTATTGCGGTTGTCCGGGGAAGCCAGCTCTAGCGCCGAGTCAGGCAGCGAGGTTGAAGCTTTGAGGGGCTACGA
This window contains:
- a CDS encoding ribose transport system substrate-binding protein, with product MNSRGWLWAIAALLLLFAGLMGAFLKTGRNIGALLTAEESAVQAKKRIVLIGQEQGNPYWESILQGAEKEAVSRGIQLRYMAPARINPEEQIRLLDYAISTAPHAILVQGFNRPKQARLIEKAAEQGIAVLAVDADEPGSRRLAYVGTDNLAAGRALGEQIAKAIGATSGESAGPAGQAGSAEPDATAEVGVLVANAFSYSQQLRLEGLKQSLARYPGLRITEVRESGNSVLKAAQQGRELLRSGGNVRVLAGLSALDGPGLAIAAEEETGKQVQVYAFDLLKETELALEQCRITATMVQEPEMMGREAVRLAAQYGQAKVPRQLAFTPIRVRTSAEARGRRSCP